The following proteins are co-located in the Microvirga ossetica genome:
- a CDS encoding DUF4167 domain-containing protein: protein MRGRNNNNRNNNKGPNPLTKSYESNGPDVKIRGTAQHVAEKYSQLARDALSSGDPVSAENYFQHAEHYYRIIAAAQEQLREQYGYQQRPFDEDGNEEEGFGQGDRPGFERQGGQDFGNGEEADYGSQPQPYENRGERPARFDRQDRNDRPERQDRPDRNDRQDRGERRERFQRDRNPRQDGPRQDSQRQDFQRDDQPFEARSENGERNERPARFERQDRNERQDRQDRNDRPERTERFERGDRPERRERFPRDRRRDEAEAPEQGTLPAFLTNPVRTVAPAPVEETQAPVVQDAANDQEAPRPRRRRRTRQEMIDAANAENGGFASDAVETPAAE, encoded by the coding sequence ATGCGCGGTCGTAACAACAACAACCGCAACAACAACAAGGGGCCCAACCCCCTGACCAAGAGCTATGAGTCGAACGGTCCGGACGTGAAGATCCGCGGCACGGCTCAGCATGTCGCCGAGAAATACAGCCAGCTTGCCCGCGACGCGCTCTCGAGCGGCGACCCGGTGTCGGCCGAGAACTATTTCCAGCACGCCGAGCATTATTACCGCATCATCGCCGCCGCTCAGGAGCAGCTGCGCGAGCAGTACGGCTACCAGCAGCGGCCCTTCGACGAAGACGGCAACGAGGAAGAGGGCTTCGGCCAGGGCGACCGGCCCGGCTTCGAGCGTCAGGGCGGCCAAGATTTCGGCAATGGCGAGGAGGCCGATTACGGCTCCCAGCCGCAGCCTTACGAGAATCGCGGCGAGCGCCCGGCCCGCTTCGACCGCCAGGACCGGAACGACCGTCCCGAGCGGCAGGATCGCCCAGATCGGAATGACCGCCAGGATCGCGGCGAGCGGCGCGAGCGCTTCCAGCGCGACCGCAATCCGCGCCAGGACGGCCCGCGCCAGGATAGCCAGCGCCAGGACTTCCAGCGTGACGACCAGCCTTTCGAGGCCCGGTCCGAGAACGGCGAGCGCAACGAGCGCCCGGCCCGCTTCGAGCGCCAGGACCGCAACGAACGCCAGGATCGGCAAGATCGGAATGACCGCCCCGAGCGCACCGAGCGTTTCGAGCGGGGGGATCGCCCGGAGCGCCGTGAGCGCTTCCCGCGTGACCGCCGTCGCGACGAAGCCGAGGCGCCCGAGCAGGGCACCCTGCCGGCCTTCCTGACGAATCCGGTCCGCACGGTGGCTCCGGCGCCCGTCGAGGAGACCCAGGCTCCGGTGGTGCAGGATGCGGCCAATGACCAGGAGGCGCCCCGTCCGCGCCGCCGCCGCCGCACCCGTCAGGAAATGATCGACGCGGCCAATGCGGAGAATGGCGGTTTCGCCTCCGATGCGGTCGAGACTCCCGCCGCCGAATAA
- the prmC gene encoding peptide chain release factor N(5)-glutamine methyltransferase translates to MKTRAQALAELRRTLNEAGFETAALDARLLLLTALGIPATTLVTHPDTPLSAEESETLASFTRRRLNHEPVARIAGIREFWGLPFRLSPETLVPRPDTETVVETALDLLSDRQAPLRIVDFGTGSGCILVALLHELPRATGLGIDLSPGALATARTNADENGVGERCHFALSRWADAVSGPFDLIVSNPPYIASGVIPTLDEEVREHDPRLALDGGPDGLEPYRILLSEAGRLLAPGGVLAVEIGYDQAEELRSLAGSHGLEILRIAHDLSGNPRCVAMRRS, encoded by the coding sequence TTGAAGACCCGCGCCCAGGCTCTCGCGGAGCTGCGCCGCACCCTTAACGAGGCAGGGTTCGAAACGGCGGCCCTGGACGCCCGGTTGTTGCTTCTGACGGCGCTCGGCATCCCGGCAACAACCCTCGTCACGCATCCGGATACGCCCCTAAGCGCCGAGGAGAGCGAGACCCTCGCCTCCTTCACCCGTCGGCGCCTGAATCATGAGCCGGTGGCCCGAATCGCCGGAATCCGGGAGTTCTGGGGACTGCCTTTTCGCCTCTCGCCCGAGACCCTGGTGCCCCGGCCCGATACGGAGACCGTCGTCGAGACGGCCCTCGATCTCCTCTCCGACCGGCAGGCGCCCCTGCGAATCGTCGATTTCGGCACCGGATCGGGCTGCATCCTGGTCGCGCTCCTGCACGAACTCCCGCGGGCAACCGGCCTCGGGATCGACCTGTCCCCCGGGGCCCTCGCGACGGCGCGAACCAATGCGGACGAGAACGGGGTCGGCGAGCGCTGCCATTTCGCCCTTTCCCGCTGGGCCGATGCGGTCTCAGGCCCCTTCGACCTGATCGTCTCGAACCCGCCCTACATCGCCTCGGGCGTGATCCCAACCCTCGACGAGGAGGTGCGCGAGCACGACCCCCGTCTCGCCCTCGATGGCGGGCCGGACGGGCTCGAACCCTACCGCATCCTGTTAAGCGAGGCCGGGCGGCTCCTCGCCCCCGGGGGCGTGCTCGCGGTCGAGATCGGTTACGACCAGGCGGAGGAATTAAGAAGCTTGGCCGGATCCCACGGCCTTGAAATCCTGCGCATCGCCCACGATCTATCTGGCAACCCCCGCTGTGTCGCCATGAGGCGATCGTGA
- the prfA gene encoding peptide chain release factor 1 — MSIAPPSDRLNAILARHDIITATLNAGPDPETFVSLSRELSELDGVVDAIRAYRAMEENLAGLHGLIEDPSTDAEMRSLAEDELPQAREDLEKAAQDLRLMLLPKDEADEKSAILEIRAGTGGDEAALFAGDLLRMYSRYADLKGWKVEIVSESEGTAGGYKEVVAEIKGRGVFARLKFESGVHRVQRVPDTETQGRIHTSAATVAVLPEAEDVDIVINDADLKIDTMRAQGAGGQHVNKTESAIRITHIPSGMVVFVQDERSQHKNRARAMALLRARLYDAERTAKDAARAADRKSQVGSGDRSERIRTYNFPQGRVTDHRINLTLYKLEEVIAGNALDELIDALVTEHQAAQLASQDQAA; from the coding sequence ATGTCGATTGCGCCTCCCTCTGATCGCCTGAACGCCATTCTCGCCCGCCATGACATCATCACGGCGACGCTCAATGCCGGCCCCGATCCCGAAACCTTCGTGTCCCTCTCCCGCGAGCTCTCCGAGCTCGACGGGGTGGTGGACGCCATCCGCGCCTATCGCGCGATGGAGGAGAACCTGGCCGGCCTTCACGGTCTGATCGAGGATCCCTCGACCGATGCGGAGATGCGCTCGCTCGCCGAGGACGAGCTGCCGCAGGCGCGGGAGGATCTGGAAAAGGCCGCCCAGGACCTGCGCCTCATGCTCCTGCCCAAGGACGAGGCGGACGAGAAGAGCGCCATCCTCGAAATCCGTGCCGGCACCGGCGGCGACGAGGCCGCCCTCTTCGCCGGCGACCTGCTGCGCATGTACAGCCGCTACGCGGATCTGAAAGGCTGGAAGGTCGAGATCGTCTCCGAGAGCGAGGGCACGGCCGGCGGCTACAAGGAAGTGGTGGCCGAGATCAAGGGACGCGGCGTGTTCGCGCGGCTGAAGTTCGAGAGCGGCGTCCACCGGGTCCAGCGCGTGCCGGACACGGAAACGCAAGGACGCATCCACACCTCCGCCGCCACCGTCGCCGTGCTGCCGGAAGCCGAGGACGTAGACATCGTAATCAACGATGCCGATCTGAAGATCGACACCATGCGGGCGCAAGGCGCCGGCGGTCAGCACGTGAACAAGACCGAATCGGCGATCCGCATCACCCATATCCCGTCCGGCATGGTGGTGTTCGTCCAAGACGAGCGCTCCCAGCACAAGAACCGGGCGCGGGCCATGGCCCTCCTGCGCGCCCGCCTCTACGATGCCGAGCGTACCGCCAAGGACGCCGCCCGCGCCGCCGACCGCAAATCCCAGGTCGGCTCCGGCGACCGCTCCGAGCGCATCCGGACCTACAACTTCCCGCAAGGCCGCGTGACCGACCACCGGATCAACCTGACCCTCTACAAGCTCGAGGAAGTGATTGCGGGCAATGCCCTGGACGAGCTGATCGACGCCCTCGTGACCGAGCATCAGGCGGCCCAGCTCGCGTCCCAGGACCAGGCGGCATGA
- the ptsP gene encoding phosphoenolpyruvate--protein phosphotransferase codes for MPSAPGGPRLLLRRLREIMAEPVGAQDRLDRIVTQIAANMVAEVCSVYVLRGDGVLELFATEGLNREAVHLTVMRSGEGLVGLIAATAEPLALSDAQSHPSFSYKPETGEEIYHAFLGVPLLRAGNTLGVLVVQNRTYRVYTEEEVEALQTTAMVVAEMLATGELQALAPIETGIALRRPVYQRGVALADGVGLGHVVLHEPRVVVKNLIAETIEPELLRLDSAIAEVRLSIDELIERGDVAHHGEHREVLETFRMFAHDQGWLRRMREAVTSGLTAEAAVERVQSDTRARMLRQTDPYLRERLHDLDDLANRLLHRLVGRDLVVEREQLPENAIIVARSMGPAALLDYDRSRLRGLVLEEGGPTSHIAIVARALGIPAVGEVSNATSLTEQGDAIIVDGAAGEVQIRPSPDVEAAYAEKARLRARRQEQYLKLRDVPSVSKDGVEVTLQLNAGLLVDLPHLAETGAAGVGLFRTELQFMIAERMPSASEQQALYSTVFAEAGDRPVTFRTLDIGGDKILPYMQSVEEENPALGWRAIRIGLDRPGLLRAQVRALLKAAAGRPLKIMFPMVATCDEFDRAKQIVEREKNHLATHNHPLPSDLKLGVMLEVPSLLFQLREICASADFISLGTNDLMQFLFASDRENRRVSDRFDPLSAPMLRALQMVAEHANASGCLATVCGEIGGRPLEAMALIGLGFRSLSMSPAAIGPVKAMLLETNVAEIGAMIREVLKNPGGGETLRPKLAHFAETHGIPV; via the coding sequence ATGCCAAGTGCTCCCGGCGGTCCGCGCCTTCTGCTGCGCCGCCTCCGCGAGATCATGGCGGAGCCGGTCGGGGCGCAGGACCGTCTCGACAGGATCGTGACCCAGATCGCCGCGAACATGGTGGCGGAGGTCTGCTCCGTCTATGTGCTGCGCGGCGACGGCGTGCTCGAGCTTTTCGCCACCGAGGGCCTGAACCGGGAAGCCGTCCACCTCACCGTCATGCGCTCCGGCGAGGGCCTCGTCGGCCTGATCGCCGCGACGGCCGAGCCCCTGGCGCTCTCCGACGCCCAGAGCCACCCGTCCTTCTCCTATAAGCCCGAGACGGGCGAGGAGATCTACCACGCCTTCCTCGGCGTGCCGCTGCTGCGCGCCGGCAATACGCTCGGCGTCCTGGTCGTCCAGAACCGCACCTACCGGGTCTATACCGAGGAAGAGGTCGAGGCCCTTCAGACCACCGCCATGGTGGTGGCGGAGATGCTCGCCACCGGCGAATTGCAGGCGCTGGCGCCGATCGAGACCGGCATTGCGCTTCGCCGCCCGGTCTACCAAAGGGGCGTTGCGCTGGCCGACGGCGTAGGCCTCGGCCATGTGGTGCTTCATGAGCCCCGGGTGGTGGTCAAGAACCTCATCGCCGAGACTATCGAGCCGGAACTCCTGCGCCTCGATTCGGCCATCGCCGAGGTGCGCCTGTCCATCGACGAGCTGATCGAGCGTGGCGACGTGGCCCATCACGGCGAGCACCGGGAGGTGCTGGAAACCTTCCGCATGTTCGCCCACGACCAGGGCTGGCTCCGGCGCATGCGCGAGGCGGTGACCTCGGGCCTGACGGCGGAGGCCGCCGTGGAGCGGGTGCAGTCCGACACCCGCGCCCGCATGCTGCGCCAGACCGACCCCTACCTGCGCGAGCGCCTTCACGATCTCGACGATCTCGCCAACCGCCTGCTGCACCGGCTCGTGGGCCGCGATCTGGTGGTCGAGCGCGAGCAGCTGCCGGAAAACGCCATCATCGTCGCCCGCTCCATGGGCCCGGCGGCGCTGCTCGATTACGACCGCTCGCGCCTGCGCGGCCTCGTGCTCGAGGAGGGCGGGCCGACGAGCCACATCGCCATCGTCGCCCGGGCGCTCGGCATTCCCGCCGTCGGCGAGGTGTCGAACGCCACCTCCCTGACCGAACAGGGCGATGCCATCATCGTCGACGGCGCCGCGGGCGAAGTTCAGATCCGGCCCAGTCCGGACGTGGAGGCGGCCTATGCCGAGAAGGCGCGGCTGCGCGCCCGCCGGCAGGAGCAATATCTCAAGCTGCGGGACGTGCCGTCTGTCAGCAAGGACGGCGTCGAGGTGACCCTGCAGCTCAATGCCGGGCTCCTGGTCGACTTGCCGCATCTGGCTGAGACGGGAGCTGCGGGCGTCGGCCTGTTCCGCACCGAGCTGCAGTTCATGATCGCCGAGCGCATGCCCTCGGCCTCCGAGCAGCAGGCACTCTACAGCACCGTCTTCGCCGAGGCCGGCGACCGGCCCGTCACCTTCCGCACCCTCGATATCGGCGGCGACAAGATCCTGCCCTACATGCAGTCCGTCGAGGAGGAGAACCCGGCGCTGGGCTGGCGTGCCATCCGCATCGGCCTCGACCGGCCCGGCCTGCTGCGCGCCCAGGTCCGCGCCCTGCTCAAGGCGGCGGCCGGGCGGCCCCTGAAGATCATGTTCCCGATGGTGGCGACCTGCGACGAGTTCGACCGCGCCAAGCAGATCGTGGAACGCGAGAAGAACCATCTCGCCACCCACAACCATCCCCTGCCCTCCGACCTGAAGCTCGGGGTCATGCTGGAGGTGCCTTCGCTCCTGTTCCAGCTCCGGGAGATCTGCGCGAGCGCCGATTTCATCTCGCTCGGCACCAACGACCTGATGCAGTTCCTCTTCGCCAGCGACCGCGAGAACCGCAGGGTCTCCGACCGCTTCGACCCCTTGAGCGCGCCCATGCTGCGGGCCCTGCAGATGGTGGCCGAGCACGCCAATGCCTCCGGCTGCCTCGCCACGGTCTGCGGCGAGATCGGCGGACGGCCCCTCGAGGCCATGGCCCTGATCGGCCTCGGCTTCCGCTCGCTCTCCATGTCTCCGGCGGCCATCGGCCCCGTGAAGGCGATGCTGCTCGAGACCAACGTCGCCGAGATCGGCGCGATGATCCGCGAGGTGCTGAAGAATCCCGGGGGCGGCGAAACGCTGCGTCCGAAGCTCGCCCATTTTGCGGAAACCCATGGTATTCCGGTCTGA
- a CDS encoding aspartate kinase encodes MPRLVMKFGGTSVATVERIRNVARHVKREVEAGYDVAVVVSAMSGKTNELVGWVKEASNLYDSKEYDVVVASGEQVTSGLLALTLQEMGLKARSWQGWQIPIMTSEAHGSARIAAIDGTGIAKGFTDHKEVAVVSGFQGVHQPSGRITTLGRGGSDTSAVALAAAVQAERCDIYTDVDGVYTTDPRIVPKARRLDKVSYEEMLEMASLGAKVLQVRSVELAMMHRVPTYVRSSFDDPADPKLGTLICDEEDIMEQQVVTGIAYSRDEAQITLRDIADKPGIAASIFVPLADANINVDMIIQVVSDNAATTDLTFTVPTADYERACAILNAHRDEIAFKELQGATDVVKVSAIGVGMRSHAGVAARAFKALAEKGINIRAITTSEIKFSVLIESAYTELAVRTLHSLYGLDQA; translated from the coding sequence ATGCCCCGTCTTGTCATGAAGTTCGGCGGAACATCCGTCGCCACCGTAGAGCGCATCCGCAACGTGGCGCGGCATGTCAAACGCGAGGTCGAGGCCGGGTACGACGTGGCCGTCGTGGTCTCCGCCATGTCGGGCAAGACCAACGAGCTCGTCGGCTGGGTGAAGGAAGCCTCGAACCTCTACGATTCGAAGGAATACGACGTGGTCGTCGCCTCCGGCGAGCAGGTGACCTCGGGCCTCCTCGCCCTGACGCTGCAGGAAATGGGGCTCAAGGCCCGGTCCTGGCAGGGCTGGCAGATCCCGATCATGACCTCGGAGGCCCACGGCTCGGCCCGGATCGCGGCCATCGACGGCACCGGGATCGCCAAGGGCTTCACCGACCATAAGGAAGTGGCCGTCGTCTCCGGCTTCCAGGGCGTGCACCAGCCCTCGGGCCGCATCACGACTCTCGGCCGCGGCGGCTCGGACACCAGCGCCGTGGCGCTCGCCGCCGCCGTCCAGGCCGAACGCTGCGACATCTACACGGATGTGGACGGCGTCTACACCACCGATCCGCGCATCGTGCCCAAGGCCCGGCGCCTGGACAAGGTTTCCTACGAGGAAATGCTGGAAATGGCCTCGCTGGGGGCCAAGGTGCTCCAGGTGCGCTCGGTCGAGCTCGCCATGATGCACCGGGTCCCGACCTATGTGCGCTCCAGCTTCGACGATCCCGCCGACCCCAAGCTCGGCACCCTCATCTGCGACGAGGAAGACATCATGGAACAGCAGGTTGTCACGGGCATCGCCTATTCGCGCGACGAAGCTCAGATCACGCTGCGGGACATTGCGGACAAGCCGGGCATCGCCGCTTCGATCTTCGTGCCCCTGGCCGACGCCAACATCAACGTGGACATGATCATCCAGGTCGTGTCCGACAACGCCGCCACCACGGACCTGACCTTCACGGTGCCGACCGCCGATTACGAGCGGGCCTGCGCGATTCTCAACGCCCACCGGGACGAGATCGCCTTCAAGGAGCTCCAGGGCGCGACCGACGTGGTCAAGGTCTCCGCCATCGGAGTCGGCATGCGCAGCCATGCGGGCGTTGCGGCGCGGGCCTTCAAAGCCTTGGCGGAAAAGGGCATCAACATCCGCGCGATCACCACCTCCGAGATCAAGTTCTCGGTGCTGATCGAATCCGCCTACACGGAACTTGCGGTTCGCACGCTCCACTCGCTATACGGCCTTGATCAAGCCTGA
- the ubiG gene encoding bifunctional 2-polyprenyl-6-hydroxyphenol methylase/3-demethylubiquinol 3-O-methyltransferase UbiG has translation MTTIDPAEVARFERIAETWWDPKGPMKVLHKFNPVRLAYIRDEACRRFGRDPRSARSLDGLTILDVGCGGGVLSEPLARLGATVTGLDPAPTNISVARLHAERAGLSVDYRNETVEAVVDRGETFDMVLAMEVVEHVADRQAFVNACAQGVKPEGCLAMATINRTLRSFASAIVGAEYILGWLPKGTHEWDKFITPDELSDAIRAAGLSVADLTGVAYNPLRDSWSLSQDTGVNYMLLAARV, from the coding sequence ATGACCACCATCGACCCGGCCGAGGTCGCCCGTTTCGAACGGATCGCCGAGACCTGGTGGGATCCGAAGGGGCCGATGAAGGTCCTGCACAAGTTCAATCCGGTCCGCCTTGCCTATATTCGCGACGAGGCTTGCCGCCGCTTCGGGCGTGACCCGCGCTCGGCCCGGTCGCTCGACGGGCTGACGATCCTGGATGTGGGCTGCGGCGGCGGCGTGCTCTCGGAGCCGCTGGCGCGGCTCGGCGCCACGGTGACGGGGCTCGATCCTGCCCCCACCAACATCTCGGTGGCGAGGCTCCATGCCGAGCGGGCGGGGTTGAGCGTCGATTATCGCAACGAGACCGTGGAGGCGGTGGTCGACCGCGGAGAAACCTTCGACATGGTGCTCGCCATGGAGGTGGTTGAGCATGTGGCCGACCGGCAGGCCTTCGTGAATGCCTGCGCTCAAGGCGTGAAGCCCGAGGGCTGCCTCGCCATGGCGACGATCAACCGGACCCTGCGCTCCTTCGCCTCCGCCATCGTGGGCGCCGAGTACATTCTCGGCTGGCTGCCCAAGGGCACCCATGAATGGGACAAGTTCATCACACCCGACGAACTCAGCGACGCCATCCGGGCGGCGGGGCTGAGTGTCGCCGACCTGACCGGCGTCGCCTACAACCCCTTGCGGGATTCCTGGTCCCTCTCCCAAGACACCGGGGTCAATTACATGCTGCTCGCCGCGCGGGTGTGA
- the nhaA gene encoding Na+/H+ antiporter NhaA: MDRPKSDLRPTHRITLMRRFFDSEAAGGIILMGVTVIALAVANSPLAGAYFGMLKTYVLGLSILHWINDALMALFFLLVGLEIKREMLDGQLSTWPRRILPGIAAIGGMVVPALIYLAITWNQPDLRNGWAIPTATDIAFALGVLAILGSKVPASLKIFLTALAILDDLGAIIVIALFYTSELSLPMLGGAALCVIALVAFNRFGVVRLLPYLAVGAVLWVFVLKSGIHATLAGVALALTIPLQAAPKKTRAEDSPLHRLEHALQPWVAYAIIPIFGFANAGVPLAGLSLDSLLSPLPLGIAMGLFIGKQVGVFAFSEIAVRLDLADMPAGASRLQCYGVALLCGIGFTMSLFIGALAFPDRPELGDATKIGVLLGSALSALAGYLLLSVAPRERPHTRAASSM; the protein is encoded by the coding sequence ATGGATCGGCCGAAAAGCGATCTGAGGCCCACGCATCGCATCACGCTGATGCGCCGGTTCTTCGACAGCGAGGCCGCCGGCGGCATCATCCTCATGGGCGTGACGGTGATCGCGCTCGCCGTCGCCAACTCGCCCCTGGCCGGCGCCTATTTCGGCATGCTGAAGACCTATGTGCTGGGCCTCAGCATCCTGCACTGGATCAACGACGCGCTCATGGCTCTGTTCTTCCTGCTGGTGGGGCTCGAGATCAAGCGCGAGATGCTGGACGGCCAGCTCTCCACATGGCCGCGCCGGATCCTGCCCGGCATCGCGGCCATCGGCGGCATGGTCGTCCCCGCACTCATCTATCTCGCCATCACCTGGAATCAGCCTGATCTGCGCAACGGCTGGGCGATCCCGACCGCGACCGACATCGCCTTCGCGCTCGGCGTGCTCGCGATCCTCGGCTCAAAGGTGCCGGCCTCCCTCAAGATCTTCCTGACGGCGCTCGCCATCCTCGACGATCTCGGCGCGATCATCGTCATCGCACTCTTCTATACGAGCGAGCTCTCGCTCCCGATGCTCGGCGGGGCGGCTCTGTGCGTGATCGCGCTCGTCGCGTTCAATCGCTTCGGCGTCGTGAGGCTTCTGCCCTATCTCGCCGTCGGTGCGGTGCTGTGGGTCTTCGTGCTGAAATCCGGCATCCACGCCACCCTCGCCGGCGTCGCACTGGCGCTGACGATCCCGCTGCAGGCCGCGCCCAAGAAGACCCGAGCGGAGGATTCCCCGCTGCATCGCCTCGAGCATGCCCTCCAGCCCTGGGTGGCCTATGCGATCATCCCGATCTTCGGCTTCGCCAATGCGGGCGTGCCCCTCGCGGGATTGTCGCTCGACTCGCTCTTGAGCCCGCTGCCGCTGGGCATCGCCATGGGCCTCTTCATCGGCAAGCAGGTCGGCGTCTTCGCCTTCTCGGAAATCGCCGTCAGGCTCGATCTCGCCGACATGCCGGCGGGCGCCTCGCGGCTGCAATGCTACGGCGTCGCGCTGCTCTGCGGCATCGGCTTCACCATGAGCCTGTTCATCGGGGCCCTCGCCTTCCCGGACCGGCCGGAGCTGGGGGACGCCACCAAGATCGGCGTGCTCCTGGGCTCGGCGCTGTCCGCCCTTGCCGGCTATCTCCTGCTCAGCGTCGCACCGCGGGAGAGGCCTCACACCCGCGCGGCGAGCAGCATGTAA
- a CDS encoding LysR family transcriptional regulator — MARIDINRSGEMEVFVRVVDLGGFSAAARALRMTPSAVSKLIARLEARLGARLVNRSTRKLQLTPEGSAFHDRAVRVLADLDEAERSAAAGATPRGRLRVNTNVPFGTHYLIPLLPGFLERHPEVTVEVTLTDTVVDLLEDRADVAIRVGPLKSSQLVARKLGESRMMLVASPAYLSAHGTPQTPGDLARHNLLGFSFARQSNGWPFRDADGSASAVVPTGNALVSDGESMRLLVLTGLGISRLSLFHIGPDIEAGRLVPVLEAYNPGDTESIHAVYVGGGHLPARVRAFLDYLVETVQLI, encoded by the coding sequence ATGGCGCGAATCGACATCAATCGGTCCGGCGAGATGGAGGTCTTCGTCCGGGTCGTCGATCTCGGCGGCTTCTCGGCCGCCGCCCGCGCCCTGCGCATGACGCCCTCCGCCGTGAGCAAGCTGATCGCGCGGCTGGAGGCGCGTCTTGGAGCCCGCCTCGTCAACCGCTCGACGCGCAAGCTCCAGCTCACGCCGGAGGGCTCGGCCTTCCACGACCGCGCCGTGCGCGTTCTCGCCGATCTCGACGAGGCAGAACGCAGCGCCGCGGCGGGCGCCACGCCGCGAGGCCGCCTGAGGGTGAACACGAACGTGCCGTTCGGCACGCATTATCTCATCCCCCTCCTCCCAGGCTTCCTGGAGCGTCATCCGGAAGTGACCGTGGAGGTGACGTTGACGGATACGGTCGTCGATCTGCTCGAGGACCGCGCCGATGTCGCCATCCGCGTCGGACCGCTGAAGTCTTCGCAGCTCGTCGCCCGCAAGCTCGGCGAGAGCCGGATGATGCTGGTGGCATCACCTGCCTATCTGTCGGCGCACGGCACGCCGCAGACGCCGGGAGATCTGGCCCGCCACAACCTTCTCGGCTTCAGCTTCGCCCGCCAGAGCAACGGCTGGCCGTTCCGGGATGCGGATGGATCAGCGAGCGCCGTCGTGCCGACCGGCAACGCGCTGGTCAGCGACGGCGAGTCGATGCGGCTTCTCGTTCTCACCGGCCTGGGCATCAGCCGTCTGTCGCTGTTCCATATCGGCCCCGACATCGAAGCCGGGCGCCTCGTGCCCGTGCTGGAGGCCTACAATCCCGGCGACACGGAAAGCATCCATGCCGTCTATGTCGGCGGCGGCCATCTTCCCGCACGGGTGCGAGCCTTCCTGGATTATCTCGTCGAAACGGTGCAGCTCATTTAA
- a CDS encoding MFS transporter, with amino-acid sequence MPLALYALTAGAFGIGVTEFVIMGLLLQVSADLGVSISAAGLLISGYALGVVVGAPLLTTLTGRWSRKTVLLALMIVFTLGNLACAIAPDYATLMAARVLTAFAHGTFFGVGSVVATNLVPADKKASAIAIMFTGLTVANILGVPFGTWLGQAYGWRATFWAVTVVGVAALAVIALFVPKDNQENTEGGSIADELKVLARRPVLLGLLTTVLGYAGVFAVFTYIAPILTGITGFSEAAVSPILLVFGGGLVLGNLVGGKLADRSLMATLLGTLGLLAVVLAAMTLGIHNKIAAIAFVGLLGAAAFATVPPLQMWVLEKADGAGQSLASSLNIAAFNLGNALGAWLGGFVIDHGSGLGAVTWVAALLPSSGLLLALWSRRLDRAEASPVLASVKSGI; translated from the coding sequence ATGCCTCTCGCTCTCTACGCCCTGACGGCCGGTGCCTTCGGCATCGGCGTCACGGAATTCGTCATCATGGGCCTGCTGCTGCAGGTGAGCGCCGATCTCGGCGTCTCGATCTCGGCGGCGGGCCTGCTCATTTCCGGCTATGCGCTCGGCGTCGTGGTCGGGGCACCGCTTCTCACGACGCTCACGGGCCGCTGGTCGCGCAAGACCGTGCTGCTCGCGCTCATGATCGTGTTCACCCTCGGCAACCTCGCCTGCGCGATCGCTCCCGACTACGCGACGCTCATGGCCGCCCGCGTGCTGACGGCCTTTGCGCACGGCACCTTCTTCGGCGTCGGCTCGGTCGTGGCGACGAACCTCGTGCCGGCGGACAAGAAGGCCTCCGCCATCGCCATCATGTTCACGGGCCTGACCGTCGCCAACATCCTCGGCGTCCCGTTCGGCACCTGGCTCGGCCAGGCCTATGGCTGGCGCGCAACCTTCTGGGCGGTGACCGTCGTCGGCGTTGCGGCGCTCGCCGTGATCGCGCTCTTCGTTCCGAAGGATAATCAGGAAAACACAGAGGGCGGCAGCATCGCCGATGAGCTCAAGGTGCTGGCGCGCCGCCCGGTGCTGCTCGGGCTTCTCACCACGGTGCTCGGCTATGCCGGTGTCTTCGCGGTCTTCACCTACATCGCGCCGATCCTGACCGGGATCACCGGCTTCTCGGAGGCCGCCGTCTCGCCGATCCTGCTGGTCTTCGGCGGCGGATTGGTTCTGGGTAATCTCGTCGGAGGAAAGCTCGCCGACCGCAGCCTGATGGCGACCTTGCTCGGGACCCTCGGCCTGCTTGCCGTCGTCCTTGCCGCGATGACGCTGGGCATCCACAACAAGATCGCCGCAATCGCCTTCGTCGGCCTGCTCGGCGCCGCTGCCTTCGCCACCGTGCCGCCGCTGCAGATGTGGGTGCTGGAAAAGGCCGACGGTGCCGGCCAGAGCCTGGCGTCGAGCCTCAACATCGCCGCGTTCAACCTCGGCAACGCGCTCGGCGCCTGGCTCGGCGGCTTCGTGATCGATCACGGATCGGGCCTGGGCGCGGTCACATGGGTCGCGGCCCTGCTGCCCTCCTCCGGCCTGCTCCTAGCGCTGTGGAGCCGCAGGCTCGATCGCGCCGAGGCCTCGCCGGTATTGGCATCTGTGAAATCCGGGATCTGA